The nucleotide sequence ACGGCGGAGAGCGCCAGCGGCGTCAGGTTCCCCTCGCCGGTGAACGCGACGACGTTGTGGCCCAGCGCGCCGAGGACCGCGTGCGGGTCGATGCCGGCGTCCAGGCACTTGGCGGGCGAGCAGCCGGGATTTTCGGTGACCATCTGCGCGACCTGCAGGATGCGCGGGTCCCCGAGCGCGAGCGACCGGTGGTTCGGGGAGGCGGTGTTGAGCGCCGCCAGGGCTTGTTCGTGCTGCATTTGCGGCTACCGGGGAACGGAAGTGTAGTCGGCCGTCGAGGAGGCCCCCGGCTGGTGTCGGGGAACCGGCGCCGTGCGTGGCCGCGCACGAGGGTCCGGCGTGGCGGCGCCGCACTTCGGAATGCGGCGGGAGCCAAGTCTGCCGGTGCGCTTCTGCTTCGACGGGGTGGTGCGAGTCGTTGGACTGACTGTGGACCGACGCGGCTCCTGACCGGCGTGCTTCGGCCGCTATGCTCGTGCGTGCCGAAGTTGTCGGTTCTCGGGCCCGCGGCCGTTGCCCTGGCGGTCGGCGGGATCGTTTCTCCGTCGAGTGCGGACGATTTGGGGACGCCGCGGGCGGCGGCCGCGTCGCGCTACGTCCGCCTGGTACTCGAAGCGTCGTCGGCCTACAGGCTGGATCCTCGTCTGGTTGACGCGGTCATTCGTACCGAGTCGGCGTACCGGCCGTTCGCCGTTTCCGCGCGGGGCGCGGCCGGGCTCATGCAGTTGATGCCGGCCACGGCGAGCCGCTTCGGGGTCGTCAACCGTTTCGATCCTGTCCAGAACGTCTTCGGCGGCTGCGCCTACCTGGCCGAGCTGCTCGCCGAGTTCGATCTCGTCCCGGCGATTGCGGCCTACAACGCCG is from Acidobacteriota bacterium and encodes:
- a CDS encoding lytic transglycosylase domain-containing protein; translated protein: MTGVLRPLCSCVPKLSVLGPAAVALAVGGIVSPSSADDLGTPRAAAASRYVRLVLEASSAYRLDPRLVDAVIRTESAYRPFAVSARGAAGLMQLMPATASRFGVVNRFDPVQNVFGGCAYLAELLAEFDLVPAIAAYNAGAGAVHRYGGIPPYAETRRFVARVLLRYLDAGGAGSVSEVEPHPSTR